CCACGCCGCGCACCAGCGCGCCACGGGGCTGTCCCAGCCCGATGGACTCGGCCACCTCTTTGCTCACTTGGTCGATCTGCACGCCAATGCGCCCTCGCGTCACCCGGCCGCTGGTGCGAAGCTGGTCAGACACCCGCACCGCCTCGTCGATGGGAATGGCAAACGAAATGCCCTGAAAACCACCCGAGCGTGAATAGATCTGGCTGTTGATGCCGACCACCTCGCCACGCATGTTGATCAATGGCCCCCCGGAATTGCCGGGGTTGATTGCCACGTCGGTCTGAATGAAAGGAAGGAAATCACCGGTGTCGCGCTTCTTCGCACTGACGATGCCCGCGGTGACTGTGTTTTCAAGACCAAACGGCGATCCAATGGCCATCACCCACTCACCCACGCGCAGGCGGTTGATGTCGCCGATCTTCACCGCGTTCAGCCCCGTGGCTTCGATCTTGACCACCGCCACGTCGGTGCGTTTGTCGGCTCCGACCAGCTTGGCCTTGAACTCACGCTTGTCTGTCAAGGTGACGATCAGCTCGTCGGCACCATCGACCACATGCGCATTGGTCATGATCAGCCCGTCCGAACTCAGGATGAAGCCCGAGCCCACGCCGCGCGGCTGCACCTCGTCGGACGGCCCCCGCTCCTGACGGGGTCCGCGTGGCGTCATGCCTGGGGGGATGGGAATGCCAAAACGCTTGAAAAACTCCAGCATCTGCTCGTCGGCGCTCGAACCCGTGTCCGCGCTGGCGCGCTCCAGCGTGCGGATGTTGACCACCGACGGCCCCACCAGGTCCACCAGATCGGTGAAGTCGGGCAAGCCCCGCACGCTGGGTGCGACCGACGGGAGCGTCTGCGCCGAGACGGACTGGGGCGACAACAGGGTTGCCGAACCTCCAGCAACGAATGCGGCGGTGGCCAGGAAGGCCAACACAGGCGTGCGGGCCAACATCGGAAGCGTCATGGTGATCCTCTACACAAAGGCGGATAGACAACAAAGTCTGTCGAAGTGAATCGCGGCAGAACCCGGTTAGGGCGAGTCCGGCTTTACCGCGTTCGCTCCAGAGACCGGGCGAAAAGACGAAGTGTCGCGGGCGGAACCTCTCCCAGCGCCGTGAGCCAGTGGTCGCCGATGCGGCGTGTGACCGAATGCGTGGCCCCGGAAACGGACGATTTCTCCTGGCCATGACGCTGCGCGTCGAAAGCCTCGACAAACAACGAGACCGAAGCCAAGCCGTCGGAGAACACCCACTGCATCGGTGCAGCATTTTCACCCTGCGCTTCGCCCCCGTCCCGGATGTAGCAACTCATGGAAAGGAAACCGGGCACCGGTTCCTTGAGGCGCCACCCCTCGGCTTCGGGAGTCGTCTTCTTGAGCACCGGCGCGTGCACATCGTAGCCCCGGGTGTCGTTCATCAGGCGGTTGAGTTTGTCCATGCGCACGGGCGCATCCAACTGGAGTTCGGAAAACGCCACCTGTTCCAGCACGGCACCCTGCTCGCCCAGCGTCTGCAGCCTCACCACCAGGCCCGTCTTTTTCTCGGACCAGATGCGGTAGCCAAACCGCAGATGGTCCTTGGGCACGATTTCCACCACATCCGCCAAATGCCCCGCCACACGCTCGACACCGGTCTCACGCACACCATAGTGCTCAGGGATCGCGTTGCTCGGCGTGCGCAACAGTTCTGGAAACAAGCCCAGCGATTCGCGTTTTTCCACCCAGGCGGTCCTGGATTCGGGCACAAAGGTGATGACGTCGTTGTTGCGGCGAATGGTGGTACGGGGAGCGCCGGTCAGCGTCTCAACGCGTTCCATCTGCTGAGCACCGTCGCACACATGCCAGATGCGGGACACCGACATGACCGATCCCGCCGACACCACGAGCGTGCCCATGTAGGCACGCTGGCGCGACGCTTCATGCATGCGGGTGAGCCATTCGTTGATATTGCGTGTCGCCGTGGCCGCCTGGGGCGTGGTCTGCGCCTGCAAGGGCGTCAAGAACCCCGAAGCCAATGCGACGAGGGCCGCGGCACTCCAGCGCCGCCAATCCATGGGTGAGCACGAGCTCGAGGCAAAGATCATGGTGATTCAGCGTCCCGGCTCGTCGTAAGTGGCATTGCGCAGGAATCCTGCGGGCATTTGCAGGGCCGACATGCCGCCGTTCTGCCGGTGCTCGGCCATCAGTGCCTCCAATTGGGCATCGCGGATCACCGGACCCTGTGTCGTGTTCACGACCACGGCCGCACCGCTCGCAGGCGTGGTTGCTGCCACGGCTTGGGTGGACGGTGCGATCTCGCGGGAAGACTCGGGTGCTGTCAACGCCAGCTGGGCCCCGTCACTGCCGCCACCTCCCGCACCCGCGGCTGCGTTTCCCAGGACCGTCCAGCTCACGGCCATGACCGCCGCCAACGAAGCAAACCCTGCCACCAGCTTCCAGCGAAAGACGGCATCGTTGGCCGCCGACACCTGCGGATGGCCCGTGGGCGAAATCCGGGCGAGGTGTTTGGACACCGTGGATAACTCCGTTCTCTGCGCTCCGGTTTCGGTCTGCAGCTTCGCGTG
This Hydrogenophaga taeniospiralis DNA region includes the following protein-coding sequences:
- a CDS encoding DegQ family serine endoprotease, whose protein sequence is MTLPMLARTPVLAFLATAAFVAGGSATLLSPQSVSAQTLPSVAPSVRGLPDFTDLVDLVGPSVVNIRTLERASADTGSSADEQMLEFFKRFGIPIPPGMTPRGPRQERGPSDEVQPRGVGSGFILSSDGLIMTNAHVVDGADELIVTLTDKREFKAKLVGADKRTDVAVVKIEATGLNAVKIGDINRLRVGEWVMAIGSPFGLENTVTAGIVSAKKRDTGDFLPFIQTDVAINPGNSGGPLINMRGEVVGINSQIYSRSGGFQGISFAIPIDEAVRVSDQLRTSGRVTRGRIGVQIDQVSKEVAESIGLGQPRGALVRGVEPNSPAAKAGVEPGDIVLKFDGKEIDKSVDLPRLVGNTKPGNKSSMTVFRRGAQRELAITVAELEPDQPQRRAAAPDAPKPPVLGAAQSLGLTLAELTPAQKKELNVKGGVRVEAAEGPAAKAGLREGDVIVAIANTEVASAKELEAAVARLDKSRPVNVLFRRGEWAQYAVIRPQR
- a CDS encoding MucB/RseB C-terminal domain-containing protein, producing MIFASSSCSPMDWRRWSAAALVALASGFLTPLQAQTTPQAATATRNINEWLTRMHEASRQRAYMGTLVVSAGSVMSVSRIWHVCDGAQQMERVETLTGAPRTTIRRNNDVITFVPESRTAWVEKRESLGLFPELLRTPSNAIPEHYGVRETGVERVAGHLADVVEIVPKDHLRFGYRIWSEKKTGLVVRLQTLGEQGAVLEQVAFSELQLDAPVRMDKLNRLMNDTRGYDVHAPVLKKTTPEAEGWRLKEPVPGFLSMSCYIRDGGEAQGENAAPMQWVFSDGLASVSLFVEAFDAQRHGQEKSSVSGATHSVTRRIGDHWLTALGEVPPATLRLFARSLERTR
- a CDS encoding sigma-E factor negative regulatory protein, with the translated sequence MNAAREVPKSPASSVRAVEAPSQPQALDVDECGLSALVDGEIGEAELDRVLAGFAEQSDVRASWHAYQVIGDVLRSSGMAVSSQAPQAFLAGIHAKLQTETGAQRTELSTVSKHLARISPTGHPQVSAANDAVFRWKLVAGFASLAAVMAVSWTVLGNAAAGAGGGGSDGAQLALTAPESSREIAPSTQAVAATTPASGAAVVVNTTQGPVIRDAQLEALMAEHRQNGGMSALQMPAGFLRNATYDEPGR